The genomic interval tgcacctgcGATTTGACTGCAACTTTCCACATGAGGTCAGGCATAAGACTTTTCACTTGTGGTATTGtgtcagtgctcaaaatatttcagattttggataaGGCatgtgtggtacatgcctgcaatatCAGTGACTTGAGAGGCAGACAGCCAGATGGCAGTTTCAGGCCAaggtgggcaaaaagttagttagatcctatttcaaaaacaggctgggatcttatttggaaaacaatttcctatgcctatatctctgagttttctctatgttttcctatagtagtttcaaagattCAAGTCTTACATTGAGATCCTTTATCCATTTGGAGTTGAGTTTTGTACAGGTTGAGAGATACAAaggagtctagtttcagtcttatgCATGTAGATAAACAGTTTACcctgcaccatttgttgaagaggctgtctatacTCCAATGGAtgtctttggctcctttgtcaaagaacaGATGTCTGTAGGTGTACGGAATTATTTGTGgattttttattctgttccattggtctttgtgtctggttGTGTGCctctaccatgctgtttttgttactatggctctgtagtataatttgaagtctggaaTTCTGATATCTCCAggattgttctttttgctcaggattacttagGCTATTCATAGTCTTTTCAGCTTTCATGTGAATTTCTGCAAAAGATTGACATTGGGATTTGGATGGGTAGGCATTGCTtaaatttgtagattgcttttggcagtataaccattttcatgatatttctgccaatccatgaacattggaGATCTTATgtaactctcatacactgttggtgggaatggaaactagtgcaaccactgtggaaatcagtgtggaggttcctcaaagaactaaaaatagacttacatTATGATGccacaataccactcttgggaaatagctgaaggagtataaatcaatacaCAAGAAAGATACTGCACACCTATGTTTGGTGCAGCTGTGTCCACAATAGCCAAACTCCACTGTCATTCAAGATAtatacaactgatgaatggataaggaaaatatgttgtataaatatatctatgtacaaatgtgtacatatatatttacatatctaTATACATACACCATTAGATATTTACtaatccataaagaaaaatgaaattattgcaTTTGGAGGAAAATGGAGTCAGCATATTGAGTGAgattagccaagctcagaaaactaaatatCACCTGTTCTCTCTTCTTTgtagaacctagacctaaaatgatgaggATGATGATAGTgacaataatgggacatgaatattATAGGGAGACTGTTGGGataattgggggaggggaggaggaaaggatactgaagggtgaagaggattgaagtatgCTACATATATGTAGTGAATCCCACCAAACATCGTTTGAAAAAGGAGGGGATGGGTGTATAATGGAGGGGACAAACTTGTTCAAAGTTAATTCCACATTGTATGCACGTGTGGAATTGTTGCAATGAAATCCTCTTCCATTATTAGTGTAGGTTAACTCAAAAGTAAAATGCAATTATAAAACCTATGGTGGGCCTAATGATATGCACCTGTGTTCCCAATTACTGCAGAGGTGGATACAGGAGGACAGAAATGACACCAAAGCACCCAACACATGTGAAGGTCTGTGGTTGGAGCAGGTAAAGTTAGcgggagaccttatctgaaacacAATCCGAaagtaaaaggactgggagccccgctcacgtggtagagcatgTGACCACCGAGCTCCAGGCCCTGAAGTCAACCTTAAGGACTGAAAAAAATTTTCGACTTTGAGGCATTTCAGGTTTAGGAATTTTGGAATAGAGATGCTCAACCTGTGTGGTCTTGTGTCCAAAGTCCCAGGCAAACACGGGCTTTTCTAGAAGGCAGGACACTCAAGGAGCTACAGATCTCTTCGCAGCTACTGAGAGCAAAGAAAGGCTTCTCTCTGAGTAATGGTAATTCTTCCCCACACCCAGACATTCTCGGAATTAAGGTATTTTTGGGCTCCAATCCATGTCTTTTTGTTCACCTACAGAATTTCCTATCAACAAATACCTTGGTATCATGGCCTTGCTCTTGAGAGAGAAGGTGTCTCTTTCAAATGCCACACACtaaggagcatccagaagacttgTACTCATCAAGCCTTTACTAAGGACCACAGAACATCTATGAACCAAGCATgttcctttttgaaagaaaaattctgtGCACTTGTGAATTCCTTTTCCACTTGATTTATAGTGCAAACTGTGTGATTAGTGCAGGGTAGATGTTATGgggcccattttatagataagcaaACTTCCTTAATCACCTGACCTTTACTGTTACAGGGAAGAGGCTGATGAGCTGCGTCAAGCTCTGAAGAAGCTCACAGCAGACATGAccgaagaggaaaaagagaagatcCAGAAAGACCTGCAGGAGGTGAAGAGGTTTTGGGACGAGTTTCCGCAGGTGAAAACGGAGGTTGAGCAGCACATAAGAAAGCTCTGTGACCTTGCAGAAGAGGTTGACAGGGTGCACAGGGGCTGCACCATCTCCAACGTGGTGGCCAGCTCCACAGGTGCTGCCTCTGGACTCATGACCATCCTTGGCTTCGCCCTGGCACTCGTGACAGCAGGGACAAGTCTGGTGCTGTCAGCAGGTGGAATGGCGCTGGGAGCAGTGTCTACTGCAACCGGTATTACCAGTACCATAGTGGAGGAAGCAAACAGATCGTCAGTCCATGATGAAGCCCACCGCCTGTTGTCAGTCAGCATAGACATATTGAACAAGTTCAAAAGAATTATGCTTAAGTGTGTACCTAAAGTTCTATTTGGACTTGTAGATTTGAAAACATCTCTGAAAGGCCTTGGGCGTAACGTCTGTGCCATCAAAGAA from Castor canadensis chromosome 8, mCasCan1.hap1v2, whole genome shotgun sequence carries:
- the LOC141425837 gene encoding apolipoprotein L2-like produces the protein MDSSALSDIANLTKDITLFLMDKLIPEYVQILTTEDEAWEVFLAEAKLSRGGYRRTEMTPKHPTHVKVCGWSREEADELRQALKKLTADMTEEEKEKIQKDLQEVKRFWDEFPQVKTEVEQHIRKLCDLAEEVDRVHRGCTISNVVASSTGAASGLMTILGFALALVTAGTSLVLSAGGMALGAVSTATGITSTIVEEANRSSVHDEAHRLLSVSIDILNKFKRIMLKCVPKVLFGLVDLKTSLKGLGRNVCAIKEARLNPQLLREARSLMTTGRTSAQSAERVQRALRGTALTMTRGARIRGGIFAGITLGMDVYSLVQDSKHLSEGAEAELAKELRQVAQELEKKLKELVQIQDTLQSDPTQLQLPSL